Genomic segment of Pseudodesulfovibrio sp. JC047:
CGGGCATCGCTTGATCTGGATACCACGGTCGGTCCGGCCATGCTCACTCCCGGCGGACAAGCCGCCCATGACGCGCTCGCCGATTTCGTGGATCACCGACTGGACGGATACGCGCAAGACCGCAACGATCCCAATGCCGAGGCCACGTCCCGACTTTCCGGATACTTCCATTTCGGCCAACTGGCCCCGCAACGTGCGGCGTTGGCCGTAGCCGCCTCAAACAAAGGTGACGACCAGGCCGCGTATCTCGAAGAATTGATTGTTCGCCGGGAATTATCCGACAACTTTTGCCTGCATAATCAGCACTATGACAGCCTCCGAGGTGCCGCACCCTGGGCACTCAAGACGCTGGATGCACAACGGGACGCTCCTCGCAGCCACGAATATCCATATGAAACCTTTGAGGCGGCCCAGACCCATTCGGCACTCTGGAACGCGGCCCAAAGCCAACTGATCACGACCGGATTCATGCACGGGTACATGCGCATGTTCTGGGCCAAAAAGATTCTCGAATGGACCGCCTCACCCGAAGAAGCCCACTCCATTGCCCTGCGGCTCAATGATCGGTTCCAACTCGATGGGGGGGACCCGAACGGATATGTGGGTGTTTTGTGGTCGGTAGCCGGACTGCATGACCGGGGCTGGAAAAACAGGCCAGTCTTCGGTTCCATCCGCTACATGAATGAAAACGGATGCCGCCGAAAATTCGACGTGGATCGCTATTGCCGAACATGGCTGCCTGCGTAGACACCGTCATTTTCGCACGCAATTCACCACAATCCAATTCCACTCTTCGAAACACTCGAAACTTCCTTCTTTCGACATATTTTCGCACGACGTTCCTCAATAAGACGAATTCCCATTGAATTTCACGGAGTAACAATCCATACTTAAGAATACGGGTATGGAAAATGATTTCCACCCGAGACACACAGGCTTTTCCATGGGCATTGCCACAGACATCATTCTCATCGTCATTGTCGCGTTCTTTTGTGGCATCATCGCCCAACGAATCGGACT
This window contains:
- a CDS encoding deoxyribodipyrimidine photo-lyase — its product is MTINELRVHPLRTGTPGPGPVIYWMSREQRVQDNWGLLYARQLAGQDRPLIAVFCLAPTFLGATLRQYDFMLSGLETVEQALADHSIPFFLEQGDPATVIPRCVADYKAGCVVTDFDPLRIKQHWQQAVAARLNVPLFEVDGHNVIPARIVSDKQEYAARTIRPKIHRLSHEFLEDFPTLTPLKHRPITSDPVDWAHVRASLDLDTTVGPAMLTPGGQAAHDALADFVDHRLDGYAQDRNDPNAEATSRLSGYFHFGQLAPQRAALAVAASNKGDDQAAYLEELIVRRELSDNFCLHNQHYDSLRGAAPWALKTLDAQRDAPRSHEYPYETFEAAQTHSALWNAAQSQLITTGFMHGYMRMFWAKKILEWTASPEEAHSIALRLNDRFQLDGGDPNGYVGVLWSVAGLHDRGWKNRPVFGSIRYMNENGCRRKFDVDRYCRTWLPA